The Spinacia oleracea cultivar Varoflay chromosome 2, BTI_SOV_V1, whole genome shotgun sequence DNA segment GAAATTGAAGAACAGCAAAACTTGAAGTATCAGAAGCAGGCGTCGAAGAAGACGACGACGGAAGAGCACGGTCAGAAATTGCAACCAAATCGATCACAGATCAAACCTCCGATCAAAAAGTCCGGTCAATCTTGCGATTAAAAACACCGAAGAACGTAGAATCACAAATTGCTTCAAGAATCTACCAACAATATCAGATTCTTGCAAAtatttcaaaaaatttcaagaACCCTAGAATTTGGGGAAAACTCAAGAATCAAAAAATTGTTTAATTCAAGGTTCTAGAGAAGATTTGTGTGCGAATTTAGAAGATATTAGGgcgaattaaaaccctaattcgtTGAATTTTGACCCAATTCGAGCAAAAATTTCGAAGCAGAAAATTTGGGGAAATTTTGACGAATTGGTAATTTGATTCGAACAGAAGTTTAATGCGGAATTGAAGAGCCGGGATCGTtcccgctctgataccatgttgaatttgtgagTGAAGGAGGAAATTAAGAAGACGAAAGAAGGAAGGAAAACTAAGGAAGCCATTGAAGAGCTTGAGGAGCTCGTGGCTGAGAGTAAAGAACAAGATACTACATTTTTATTAATTGTGTAACTAATTGAGATATTACAAATCTAGAGTATTTATACTAAGGAACAAAACTAATTACAAGCTAATGTTCTATACTATGTTATATACTCCAATACAAACTTACAAGCTTCACCACGgtggttattattattattcaactTCATCCATTCTGCAGTCTGTTCAATCGCACCTCCAATCTTCCTCTTATCTTTTCTACCAATCTTCATCTTCCCACCACCTCCTCTCAAGGTATCCTGCATCTCATTCATATAATTCTCCAAGCTATTCTTCGCATTCGCAGTCTTCTTTTTCTCTTTACCCTTAACATTATACACTCTTGCCTCTTCCCTCATCCTATCAATCTCGATCTTCGATAACCTCCCACTATGATTCATAATCGTGATTTGATTCTTCCTCCCAGAACTTTCCTCTGTCGATGTAACAGTTAATATACCATTTGCATCGATGGTGAAGCAATCAATTACCTTGACTACCCCTTTTGGTTTTGGAGGGATGTTACGGAGAAGGAAATCGCCTAAAAAGTTGTTTTCATCAGCAATGGAGCTCTCGCCTTCGTACACACTAGTCCTCATCATAGTTTGGTAATCAAAAGCAGTGATTGATCTCTTCTCCATCTTCGTGGGGATCGGCGTGTTCTTCGGTATCACGACTCTAAAACGTCCACCACCACTCGATAGCTTGACACCGAGGGAGAAAGGCGTGACATCCACAACCGAAAACTGCTCAtcatggtgttgttgttgttgttgttgttgttgttgttgttgttgttgttgttgtggtgtACCAGTCAAGATAAACGGCTCATCATGCTGTTGTGTTGTACCACTCAAGATAAACGGCTTAAACTGCTCATCATTCTGTTGTGTTGTACCACTCAAGATCCCAGCATAAATGGCCGCCCCATAAGCAACAGCCTCATCAGGGTTAAGACTTTTCGAGATGCCTTTTCCATTGAAAAAATCCTGCAACATCTCCTGAATCTTAGGGATCCGAGTCGACCCACCCACAAAAACAACATCATCAATCTCACTCTTACCCACATTAGCATCCTTCAAACATTTCTCAACAACATCCAAACACTCGCTAAACAAATCCATGTTCATCTTCTCAAACCGAGCACGAGTTATAGTAGTCGAAAAATCAATTCCGTCATATAGACAATCAATCTCGATAGCAGTCTCAGTAGTAAAAGAAAGAAGTCTCTTCGCCTTCTCACAAGCAGCTCTCAACCTCCCAATCGCCCTCGGATTATCACCGATATCTTTACCATGTTCCCTTCTAAACTCCGCCACAAAATGACTCACCATTCTACTATCAAAATCCGCTCCACCAAGGTGAGTGTTACCACCTACTGCAACCACTTTAACAACGTTTTTTTCAATCGTAACAAAAGAAACGTCGAAAGTTCCACCTCCAAGATCAAAAACCAACACATTCTTTGGTGTAGCCATACTATTAGTAAACTTCTCAAACTTATACGCAATTGCGGCGGCTGTTGGTTCGTTGATCATTCGAATTATGTTAAGTCCGGCTATGATTCCGGCATCTTTTGTTGCCTGTCGTTGTGCATTAGTGAAATATGCAGGAACGGTAATAACAGCGTTTTTTACTTCTGTGTCGAGGTAGGATTCTGCAGTTTCTTTCATCTTTGCGAGGATTATTGAGGATATTTCTTCTGGGGAAAATTGTTTTTCTTTACCTTGGTTGGTGACTACAATCATGGGTTTTAATCCGTTGTTACCATCGGGAATGGGGACGACTTTGAATGGCCAGAATTTCATGTCTTTTTGAAGGTTAATGTCGTTGAATCTTCTACCTATTAGCCTTTTTGCATCTGTCAATATTCGTTAACATGTAGAGAGTTGGGAATTAATCGCATTATAAAAAGTGCTATCACATTATTCAACCTCAACGGATATTTAAACAAGTAAATTTGCGCCAAATATATAGTGTTTCAAATGAATCAGTGAATTTACATAAAATCTAATATGGACTTggagtaaaaaaaaatatattatatgaGACGTTTTATAAGACCAACTTATTATCAAATAGTTGTACTTTTTTATCTAATAGTTGtattttttaatcaaatagtTATGCATTGGGATAAAATAATTATGTTTTGTTAATTATATTTCCAACCGAATAGGTATACTTTTTAATATTTACAGTTTGTATTCTAATACTTACATTTTTATcatcattatttatttatttatgtctTTTAAATGCTGATATCAGCATTCTTATGCATAAGGCGATCTCAAAAGGCGGTCTCATAGATAACCTACTCCTTGTGGAGTACCTCAAATTAACCAATTCAGAAACCGTACCACCGTGTGTGGTTTATGATTCTTAACGAATCAATTCATCTAGCTAGTAtcccaacttaattaaaatgaCAACATACTTCATGAACTAAATCAAGAATTTAGGCATATTAAAAATAGCCGATTCAAATAATAGCCGGATCGAATAGTGGTAGAATATACCTTGGGTCATGTTCTCATACGAACAACCCAACTAACAAGTTGTTAGTAATTAAATCACATTAATTAAATCTTTGTGCCATTTATTTGCTTTATAGCTAGATTAGGTAAATAATCTAGGTTTATTATGTAAATTATTCCTTGTATATTTGCTAGAGTATTTACCCTAATTGTAATGTGTATATCATTAACAGAAAAATAAACCTAGATTAGTTACATAATCTATTAGTGTTCTTAATTATCTTTCTTGCGTTTGAAACATCACTCTTTAGGCCGTATTTGGTTCATTATTAAAAAAGGAAAGGAAcagaaaagaaaggaagggaaaagaaaggaaaagaagggaagggaaatagattttattttcttgtgtttgatttaagggaaagaaatgaagggaagagaaaggaaatataaatgacagttttaattttctctttccttccaaattccttcaattttgggaagaaaggaaagtGAAATTTTTATAAAGGAGCTTTCCTTCcaattctcttcctttccttccACTTACCATACaattatttgtaccaaataCAAGAAACCTTATTTtacctttccttttttttcttttcctcccAACCAAATAAAGCCTTTAAACacataaagaaaagaaaaaggaagatgtAAACAAACCAAAAATGGTATTGGAAGAGTTCTTCCCCGCCTGATTCCTTGCAGCCTCGCCGATAAGGCGGTCTTTGGCGGTGAAAGCCACCCACGACGGCGTCGTACGGCTCCCTAAATCATTGGTAATGATCTCAACACGGTTTTGTTGTGGCTGCCATACTCCCACACACGAATAAGTTGTCCCAAGATCGATGCCTATCGCCGGCCATTTCGCCTCGCTAGCCCCCATTTTTATCAATAACCGCTCTGTACCTTAAAGCTTTGAAGCAAAACGGATGCAAAGAGCAAATTTGAAGTAAGAACTAAGAAGACAGAAGAACGTCACCAAAGTTAAGACCTATTAATCTAATTGATCTTGTTAGTTTACGGATTGAATTCCTAATTAGGGTTTTCAGAGAATTGGAGTAGTATGTATTttttgttatgtttaaataaagcAGATTTTTTGGGGGATAAAAACTCTTTTTTCACAAGAATATTTTTTAGATAatatacaaaaaaataaaaatacaaatacaaagccCGATTATTTAGGTAGAATAGTATTCCCATatctttgtttttgtttttgtttgtgtttttttttttgttgttgaggGGATTCCATATGATATCTTtgtacttttttatttttttttgatgcaaATGAGGTTAACTCCTACTACGTATTTGAGATTAAATGTGGCCACGTCACTCCCATTTAGTATTCCTGAATAAACTTCCCAACTATTGTTCTTGATTATATTGCGACAGTTATGCACAATATGCATACAATTTCCTCCGTATGTCTCTGACGCTTGTAAAGCATGAATAGTAGCTTGATTATCCATTTAAACCATGAGTTTGCTAGTGATTGTGGAAATATCATTCTCACAATGTTGGTCCAAATACATAAGTAAGTACGACTTACCGTTCAAAAGTTCATTACATAAGTAAATTACAACTTTTTATCCAATATTTCTTTACAGCATACCCTACACACATAActaaattactccctccattcctaaatgatcttcatATTTGGAATTTGgggtggaaaataagaaaatggaatcttgtaaAGATTGGGTATAAGAGTAATGActgggtgtaagagaaagtaataaataaatgaaggaaagtaataaaaaaaatggagaaagaatatattttgtttaaagtaataaaaaatcataaaagtggggttgggtgggtgaatggggaaatgtgaatgaattaaataagggatgatgaggaaatttatggtaaaaagtcatgtccaaaaatagtaacaagaagatcatttaggaacgacatttatagaaacaggaagataaaaaaggaatggagggagtacaactTACCATTCAAAATTGCTTTACAAAATTCTTAACCTAACTAACTGAATTATAACTTACAGTAGCGCACTTGGCACGACAAAATCACAACTTGCAACAGCTAGTAAGAAAATTGACAGAAGGAGATAGAGAATAAATAGAGTTTCTATCTGAAATTAGTAAGATTGCAGAAAATCACAGGTAGGAATGGCAATAGATCGGATTCGGATCGAATAGAGTTTCACTCGCATCCAACCATTTATCAATCCGCTCCACCCGCTTAACTCATCACCAGCATCAACCCATCCGTCATCCGCGAATGAAACAGGTGGATCGGGTGAATAACGgatgaatattttatttataaaaaaaaaagattacaTCAACTCTAACATATAGtcattttaatcaataaaaattatttgtataaaaaaataacaacaaatattgttaaaaaaataatttgcaACAAGAATTAACAATATTAtcatgaatatatatatatataattttattaaaatttgggtaaaaaatatattaaacggcTGGAGCGAGGGTCATCCGTATCCGACCCGATACGTCACCCGCATCTCATCTGTTTAGCTCGGGTATCCATTCATTTAATAATTGTGGGTGGATTGGGTAAATGAATATTCATTTAGTATGTCATCCCTAATACCAGGGCATAACAACTAGAGCATATCATCACAAACATCAGGTTTTCTAGGCGGGACATACGTGATATACTCGTCAACCTTCACACATAGAGCCCGAACAACACTAGAAGATGGAGGATCAGAGGATGCAGAAGAAGCATTATAATTAATTGGCCTGATTCTACGACGGATGGACAGATCTCCCAGTCGACGCTCATACGAGTTGTAGGAGACTTTTCCTTCTGACGTGTCAGGTACAGTAATCTCCTCAACAACATACAGGAGAGCCTCACGGGGAATGTTTGGGATATGATGTACTCCTCCACAACATAGAGGGGAGCCTCATGGggattatgatacatataaagaaGCTCTTTCAGATAATCGATCATCAAGCTCAGGTTCATCATCAAGTTCCGACTTATCCCCCATCCTCACTTTTAAAAGAGTGACCAATTTCACATTTGAAGTAGTTGCTACATCCTTTgatattttggaaaaaaaattcgTGCTTCAATGCAATAAATTTTAACCCAACCCAAATTCAATCTAGTAACCGATTGACAAGTCTACGTACGAGTATACGATTAAGACTCTATTTAGTTCAACTAAATTTTATTGAAAATAACTTCTTTAAGTTATGTTATTACTCCATGTGAAACAAAACTCAAAAGCATCATGTTATTACTATACGACAGAGTTGTTAAAAACTAACCCGACCCCAAAACTCGACCTGAACCGATGGAACTCGTAACCGATCATGACCTGAAATTTTGGTAAAACAGATAATCCGAAACTCGACTTATACCCGACTCAAAAaaaccgataaccgattttaacccgacgttgtatgacccgaacccgaacccaaCACCCGATCGAAATATAaccgataaccgaactgaccAAACTGAGTAATGATCCGAACCCGATTCGATACCCGACAATTAACCCGATTTTTACCACATAACATGTTGACCTGTGAAGTAAATATTTTAAGATGACTAATTCAGATATTGACTCGATCTTAGCCCGTGTCCGAGAGTGAACCGGCCTGAATTTTAACCGACCCAAAAATTATCCAATCCGATCTTGACACCAAACCCGAGATTAACTGCTACAAACCCGATTCAAACCCGACTATATAAGACCCAAACCCGAAATCGAACCTGATCCGAACATgactcgacccgaacccgacttgTACCCGAAATGAGAAAAAACCCGACATAACCCGACCGAAAATCAACCCGGCCGAACCCGATCTACACCCGAGTGATAAAGTGATCCGATACGTCCCGACCTGATCATAACCCGAAATGACCCGACCGGATCTGAGCCGATGACTTGTTTTAAACTCTGCTCCATGTGTAACAAAATTCAAAAGGCTTGTTGTAATTTGACCAAGTTTGACCGATATTCGTAATCCGTAATAAGGGAAAGGAATACGTAACGAATAACGACAAAAGGAGAGCGGAATAAAAAGGGAGGAAAACCGGAGCACAGTTTCACTCTCACCCACTCACCCACTCACCCACATACAAGGAAGAAACTGAGCAGTGAGCACCATCTACGCTCTCTCTCTAGATTTTCGCACAAACTGGCCAAAATGGAAAGAAAAGAGGGAGAATGTCCGGCAATTGGAATTGATCTTGGAACCACTTACTCATGCGTTGGAGTTTGGGAGCACAATCGTGTTGAGATAATCACCAATGACCAGGGAAACCGAACGACGCCGTCTTGGGTTGCATTTACCCAATCTGAGCGACTTATTGGTGAAGCTGCTAAGAATCAAGCCGCAGCAAACACTGTTAACACAGTTTATGGTTCGTTCTTTTTCTCTCTATATCCATCTACTATAAGAGCCGAATTTATTTGTATTTACAGATTCTGGTTTTCAATTAGGTTAAGCTTCTTCTTTATAAGCATTTTTAATAGTAACTTCCAGAAATCTAGAGCTTCAATAGTCTAATTTGACTATCAAATGATCATCTCTTTCTCTCAATTTTAATCGCAAAGAATTGCAGGTTTGAAGTTCTGTTTGCATTTTTTTAATCGGTTTTGGTATTTCTTTTATTGAGTTTCTGGTGGCTAATTATGAGGATGGGTGTGAAGTTGAGTAGTTTTTGGGGTTCTGGACTTCTGGTGCCCTGATGGGGTATACAAATAGACGcgaattaacaaaattaaattaggTCGATCTTTGAGGCTAGTTGTCCTGTAATAACAAAATGTTGAGGGTGATTAAAGGACTATTGGGAACCATAATTGCATTAGTTATCATTATTCAACTTCCCTAACAAATTTGTGTGGTTGAAActtcaatttttttcttttaaatcgAGTGGACTGTAAATAACAGGAGAAAAAGGTAAGCTTTTGTTAGTAGGTTTTGTTATTCTGAAGTCTCCCATTTTCATCTTCACTACTCCAACTATTTTTCATTTAGATAAATGACATTTTAAATATTCTTATTATCAAACTGTCAATGGAACTTTGATGATAATTGTTGACGTTCAATGAAAATTGACAAGAGTACGTATTGGATTGTGATAGCAGTTACTTGCCTCTAAATACATAACCTCTATACAGTTAGTCTTAATACACATGGAAGTCTAAGGGAAATTTTGAATTGTAGAGTAAATTAATTACTAGATGAAATTGCTAAAAGTGTGCTGAATTATGCCGTTTGTTGGTAACTCTTGAAGACATtcattcatcattatcattaccccattgcctcaaagaggctcccacaagaagcggggtaagggggggtcggacgtTAACTCTTGAAGACATTAGTGCTGGAAAAAAGAGAGATGGacccataaatcacaaaatgCATCAATCAAATTTATCAACATTTGGAGTTTAGCCTCGAGTCACTTAGATGGTAAGAGATGCTTTGAATGGAAATCACTTGATACTTTTTCTAATATTTCCTCATACTCTTGGATATTAATGTGGTATTTATAGTATGAGTGGAGAATGAAAAGTCAGGCTCAAGTGTTGGAGTGGATTACATTTTGTGTTGTTGAAGCCGAAATAGCTAAACATAGTCACCATATTCTGAATGTAGTACACAAGTTTTTTGAAATGAAGATAAGCCTTTAATTTGCAGGGTTGTATGCTTGTATCAACAAGTCAAAGTAGTATAAGGTTCATGCCGTTCATCTGAGTTCCTTTCTGTCGTGATGCTTTTGATAAAGTTAGGCTTAAGTCTTGGATTGGATTACATTTTGTTTTGTTGAAGCTGAAATAGCTAAACAATAGTTATTTGAAATGAAGATAAGCTTATAATTTGCCAGGGTTGTATGCTTGTATCAGCAAGTGAAAGTAGTATTACGTACTGTTGTATGCCGTTCATCTGAGTTCCTTTCTGTCATAATGCTTTTGAAGATTTTCATTTCAATTTCAACTATTACTATTGATTGAAGCAGTGAAGCATCTGCTTTGGCAGCTAGATTGAACGACTGAGTATTACTTTGGAGCTGCATTATGAATTTCCTGTTGTTTTTCAGAATGCTCTGCTTGTGTTCTATAAAATGTATTACTTGTTCTGCTTTCTTTCAGTCTAATTTGACTTTTGCGCTTATCCTTCAATTGACATCATCCTTTTCCTTTAACTTCATGTTCCCAAATTAACACGTCAATGACAGATGCAAAGAGGCTAATTGGTAGAAGATTTACAGATGAAACAGTACAAAGAGACATGAAATTCTGGCCTTTTAAGGTTATCTCCTGTCCTGTAAAAGATAGCAAACCTCTGATTGTGGTCATGCATAAGGGTGAAGAAAAGCAATTTGCTGCTGAGGAGATATCCTCCATGGTCCTCATGAAAATGAAAGAGACTGCAGAGGCATACCTTGGCTCAGATGTGAAGGATGCCGTCATTACTGTTCCTGCATACTTCAATGATTGTCAACGTCAGGCAACTAAAGATGCTGGCACCATTGCTGGAATCAATGTTATGCGCATAATCAACGAGCCAACAGCTGCTGCTATTGCTTATGGTCTTGAGAAGAAGGCTGTTGAGTGCAAAGTGGGTGCAAGAAACATTCTGGTTTTTGATCTTGGTGGTGGTACTTTTGATGTTTCTTTGGTTACTGTTGAGAAAGGTTCATTCGAAGTAAAATCTATAAGTGGGGATAGCCATCTTGGTGGACAGGATTTTGACAACAGGATGGTCAGTTTTTTGGTTGGTGAGTTTCAGAGGAAGCACAATAAGGACATTAGTGGGAACCCTAGAGCTCTCGCGAGGTTGAGGGCTGCTTGTGAAAGGGCAAAGAGAACCCTCTCAGACTACCATTGAAGTAGATTGCCTCTATGAGGGTACTGATTTCTCTTTTACCATTTCTCGTGCTCGATTTGAGAAGTTGAATATGGATTTGTTTGAGGCTTGTATGGGCCCAGTTGAAAAGTGTTTGAAGGATGCAAAGATGGAAAAGAGTGACATTCATGATGTGGTTCTTGTTGGTGGCTCGACTCGCATTCCTAAGGTTCAAAAGTTGTTGCAGGATTTTTTCTATGGAAAGGAGCTTTGCAAGAGCCTTAACCCAGATGAAGCTGTCGCATATGGGGCGGCTATTCATGCTGGGATTTTAAGTGGTGTAAGGCAGAACTCACACTTTTTGCTTGTTGATGTCACTCCCTTATCTCTTGGGGTTGAAGTCATAGGTGATCTTTTTAGTGTTGTGATTCCTAGGAACACGCCAATCCCAACGAAAATGGAGTCTAACTATGTCACTGTTGCTGACAACCAGACCAAAATGAGTACTGTTGTGTACGAAGGTGAGAGCTCCATTGCCAGTGAGAACAACTTATTGGGTAAATTTACCCTCTCTGGCATCCCCCCAGAACCTGCTGGTGCTGCTTGCTTAACTGTCTGCTTTAGTATTGATGCGAATGGCATTTTGACTGTGACATCAACGGTAAAAAGTACTGGGAAAAGTAAGCAAATCACCATTACCTCTCACAGTGGGAGGCTATCGAAGGAGGAGATTGATAAGATGATAGAAGAGGCTGAGAAATTCAAGGAAGAAGAGGTGCAAATCAAGAAGGTAACAAAGGCGAAATTGAACTTGGAAAATTATGTGAACAATATGTGGAATACTGTGAATGGCTGTTCTTCTGGGGTAAATACAGATTTCAAAGAAAAGAAGATGATGGAAGATGCCATTGAGCAGGCAATGCAGTGGTTAGATTGGAATTATCATCTCAATGAGGCTTCTAAGTTTGAGGAAAAATTGAAAGAGCTTGAGAGCATTTGCGAACAGTTTACAGCTAATATGCAGATGTGATCATGTGAGTGATGTAACTCTTTGCACATTCAATCTTGGTAGCTTTGAATCTTTGATCAATGTTTTGGTATGTTTTTATTCCTTTTAAAATGCTTGTGATTCTATAGAAGCAAGAAGGTTGTTACTGAACAGTTGGTGTGGCTATGTTAATGAATTTGCAAGGTTTGGTTGTGTATCTGATGGATTAGGTCACGAGGAAAAAATATATCTTCCTTAACAATGAGCAAACCTCAATTGTGGTTTCCATAAGTCATCTTCATGTTATATTTTGGAATGAATTTTGATGTAGTAGTTTTTATATGACCAAGTTAAACTTCAGGC contains these protein-coding regions:
- the LOC110796166 gene encoding heat shock 70 kDa protein 18-like — translated: MGASEAKWPAIGIDLGTTYSCVGVWQPQQNRVEIITNDLGSRTTPSWVAFTAKDRLIGEAARNQAGKNSSNTIFDAKRLIGRRFNDINLQKDMKFWPFKVVPIPDGNNGLKPMIVVTNQGKEKQFSPEEISSIILAKMKETAESYLDTEVKNAVITVPAYFTNAQRQATKDAGIIAGLNIIRMINEPTAAAIAYKFEKFTNSMATPKNVLVFDLGGGTFDVSFVTIEKNVVKVVAVGGNTHLGGADFDSRMVSHFVAEFRREHGKDIGDNPRAIGRLRAACEKAKRLLSFTTETAIEIDCLYDGIDFSTTITRARFEKMNMDLFSECLDVVEKCLKDANVGKSEIDDVVFVGGSTRIPKIQEMLQDFFNGKGISKSLNPDEAVAYGAAIYAGILSGTTQQNDEQFKPFILSGTTQQHDEPFILTGTPQQQQQQQQQQQQQQQHHDEQFSVVDVTPFSLGVKLSSGGGRFRVVIPKNTPIPTKMEKRSITAFDYQTMMRTSVYEGESSIADENNFLGDFLLRNIPPKPKGVVKVIDCFTIDANGILTVTSTEESSGRKNQITIMNHSGRLSKIEIDRMREEARVYNVKGKEKKKTANAKNSLENYMNEMQDTLRGGGGKMKIGRKDKRKIGGAIEQTAEWMKLNNNNNHRGEACKFVLETILFCMMMYVGGFSLLSDCFWEMEYLNSVKTYGTWATVAKRFDDLAEFYSWCKGVEFAATPSDESISEMLLVNVNPAEVGDIVVRSQLVYEVFWWCSHQSVAGHGKETTMDSHDNFQMLSVEETQSHELLKLFNGFLSFPSFFLLLNFLLHSQIQQFEEKINELQSSFDHIIVKMRQQLKTGVGVGTSYTCPKIEIVELD